One Mycolicibacterium sarraceniae genomic window carries:
- a CDS encoding steroid 3-ketoacyl-CoA thiolase yields the protein MTPVIVDAVRTPFGRRNGWLSTLHATELMGAVQKAVLQRTGVDADFVDQVIGGCVTPLGEQYGNVARSAWMHAGLPSASGVTAIDAQCGTALQAVNLVAGQIAAGAVDVGIACGVEVMSRVSLTAKSGFGLGFPRPADWRFDMPDQYTAADRIAALRGFSRERLDEFGLRSQQLAHEAWAAGKFDRHVIALSAPTEPDRDVTTVVGRDQGLRDTSLEALAGLRPTKDGGLHTAGTSSQVSDGASAALLMSAQRAKALGIAPRARLRAQCVVGGDPEYMLDGPIDGAQRLLERTGLGVRDFDLFEVNEAFAAIPMSFASVLGIDDTLLNVNGGAIALGHPAGATGIRLLANVIDELERRDGERAMIAICASASTTCTIVERL from the coding sequence ATGACCCCGGTGATCGTCGACGCGGTGCGCACGCCCTTCGGGCGGCGCAACGGCTGGCTGTCCACCCTGCACGCCACGGAGTTGATGGGTGCGGTGCAGAAGGCCGTGCTGCAGCGCACCGGGGTCGACGCGGATTTCGTCGACCAGGTGATCGGCGGCTGCGTGACCCCGCTCGGCGAGCAGTACGGCAACGTCGCCCGCAGCGCGTGGATGCACGCCGGACTGCCGTCGGCGAGCGGCGTGACCGCGATCGACGCCCAGTGCGGAACCGCGCTGCAGGCGGTGAATTTGGTGGCCGGGCAGATCGCCGCCGGGGCCGTCGATGTCGGCATCGCTTGCGGAGTGGAGGTCATGTCGCGGGTGTCGTTGACCGCGAAGAGTGGCTTCGGGTTGGGTTTCCCCCGTCCGGCGGACTGGCGGTTCGACATGCCCGATCAGTACACCGCCGCCGACCGCATCGCCGCACTGCGCGGGTTCTCCAGGGAGCGGCTCGACGAGTTCGGCCTGCGCTCACAGCAACTGGCCCACGAGGCCTGGGCGGCAGGCAAGTTCGACCGTCATGTGATCGCGCTCAGTGCGCCCACCGAACCCGATAGGGACGTCACCACGGTCGTGGGTCGCGACCAGGGTTTGCGGGATACCAGCCTGGAGGCGCTGGCCGGGCTACGACCCACCAAGGACGGTGGTTTGCACACCGCGGGGACGTCGTCGCAGGTCTCCGACGGTGCCTCGGCCGCGCTACTGATGTCCGCGCAGCGCGCCAAGGCCCTGGGTATCGCTCCTAGAGCGCGACTGCGAGCCCAATGCGTGGTGGGTGGCGACCCGGAATACATGCTCGATGGGCCGATCGACGGGGCCCAGCGCCTGCTGGAGCGAACCGGGTTGGGTGTGAGGGACTTCGATTTGTTCGAGGTCAACGAAGCATTCGCCGCCATCCCCATGTCGTTCGCGTCGGTGCTCGGCATCGACGACACCCTGCTCAACGTCAACGGCGGTGCCATCGCGCTCGGACATCCCGCCGGGGCCACCGGAATTCGGCTGCTGGCCAACGTGATCGACGAACTCGAACGCCGCGATGGCGAGCGGGCGATGATCGCGATCTGCGCCTCCGCCTCCACCACGTGCACCATCGTGGAGCGGCTATGA
- a CDS encoding SDR family NAD(P)-dependent oxidoreductase, with protein sequence MGQRFSGQRALVTGASRGIGAAIAQRLAAGGADVAIVARTAERHDHLPGSLAETRERLAGYGTTVATVVADLTDEDQRATIVAGAVEQLGGPIDILVNNAAAAIYQPVVGYARKRRRITYEANVFAPMDLADAVVPAMLDRGRGFIVNVSSSTASVWPGPPFTLTSPGTSTGMYGSSKAALVRWSNALGVELYGRGVRVNAVRPKVAVLTEGAQALVGETIRPDQLESVEQMVESVVALCDCAPEVTGQVFASLDLIAAWGLDVRGLDGQSLVKQPSA encoded by the coding sequence ATGGGCCAACGATTCTCGGGCCAACGGGCACTCGTCACCGGGGCGAGCCGTGGGATCGGTGCCGCGATCGCACAGCGGCTGGCCGCCGGCGGTGCCGACGTCGCGATCGTCGCTCGCACCGCCGAGCGGCACGACCACCTGCCGGGGAGCCTGGCTGAGACACGCGAGCGACTCGCCGGGTACGGGACCACCGTGGCTACCGTGGTCGCCGATCTCACCGACGAGGATCAGCGCGCCACCATCGTCGCGGGCGCCGTCGAGCAGCTGGGCGGGCCCATCGACATCCTCGTCAACAATGCGGCCGCGGCAATCTATCAACCCGTCGTGGGATATGCGCGCAAACGGCGCCGGATCACTTACGAGGCCAACGTCTTTGCTCCCATGGATCTGGCCGATGCGGTCGTTCCCGCCATGCTGGATCGGGGTCGCGGGTTCATCGTCAACGTCTCCAGTTCGACCGCCTCGGTCTGGCCGGGTCCGCCGTTCACCCTGACGTCACCGGGCACCTCGACCGGAATGTATGGTTCGTCGAAGGCGGCGCTCGTCCGGTGGAGCAATGCGTTGGGCGTTGAGCTCTATGGGCGGGGCGTCCGGGTGAATGCGGTGCGTCCGAAGGTTGCGGTGCTCACCGAGGGGGCCCAAGCCCTCGTCGGTGAGACTATCCGCCCAGATCAGTTGGAATCGGTGGAGCAGATGGTGGAATCCGTTGTTGCCCTGTGTGATTGTGCGCCGGAGGTGACCGGCCAGGTGTTCGCGAGCCTGGACCTGATCGCGGCCTGGGGGCTTGATGTGCGTGGACTCGACGGACAGTCACTTGTGAAGCAGCCCAGCGCATGA
- a CDS encoding DegT/DnrJ/EryC1/StrS family aminotransferase — translation MIEPTHDQEEPVTYQTPLERITYARATHGEDEIAAVLEVLRSGHQGLRIGRNVREMETRVPELSGKKFGVMCNSGSSALYLAVELLGLEPGCEVITSPLTFSTDVAPIVRAGLVPVFVDVAPNTYNVDAAQIEALVSDKTRAILIPNLAGNAPDWDAIRAVAGRHGLKVIEDTCDALGATLGGTPTGARADISATSFAMAHIITCAGNGGMVMVDDEDSWEKALLLRRWGRRSEPHLFGRGGGRVFRENLDGVPYDNDFIFDVLPWNFEPSELGAAYGIVQLNKLAANHARRKEIFARYTTAYGAFPDFFTTPVQAPGLDTAWLCYPVMVNADAPFDRGDLQEWLEAEGIDTRTVWSGNITRHPMMDGVRHRVPAGGLPEADAVFARGMTLGMSHGLRDDEVDRIADAIHRFAGKY, via the coding sequence ATGATTGAGCCAACCCACGATCAGGAGGAACCGGTGACGTACCAGACACCCCTCGAGCGCATCACCTATGCCCGCGCCACCCACGGCGAGGACGAGATAGCCGCCGTCCTGGAGGTGCTGCGCAGCGGCCACCAGGGGCTGCGGATCGGCCGGAACGTCCGCGAAATGGAAACCCGCGTGCCGGAATTGAGCGGCAAGAAGTTCGGCGTGATGTGCAACTCCGGCTCGTCGGCGTTGTATCTGGCCGTCGAACTACTGGGGTTGGAGCCGGGATGTGAGGTCATCACCTCACCGCTGACGTTCTCGACCGACGTGGCGCCCATCGTGCGGGCCGGGTTGGTGCCGGTGTTCGTCGATGTCGCGCCGAACACCTACAACGTCGACGCCGCCCAGATCGAGGCCTTGGTCTCCGACAAGACCCGCGCCATCCTGATCCCCAACCTGGCCGGCAATGCCCCCGATTGGGATGCGATCCGTGCGGTCGCCGGCCGCCACGGGCTCAAGGTCATCGAGGACACTTGCGACGCGTTGGGTGCCACCTTGGGCGGAACCCCCACCGGGGCGCGCGCCGATATCAGCGCCACCAGTTTCGCGATGGCGCACATCATCACGTGTGCCGGCAATGGTGGCATGGTGATGGTCGATGACGAGGACAGCTGGGAGAAAGCCCTCCTGTTGCGCCGCTGGGGCCGCCGCAGCGAACCGCATCTCTTCGGCCGCGGCGGCGGACGGGTGTTCCGCGAGAACCTCGATGGGGTCCCCTACGATAACGACTTCATCTTCGACGTCCTGCCGTGGAACTTCGAGCCGTCGGAGTTGGGCGCCGCCTACGGCATCGTCCAACTCAACAAGTTGGCCGCCAACCACGCGCGCCGCAAGGAGATCTTCGCGCGCTACACGACTGCCTACGGCGCGTTCCCGGACTTCTTCACGACCCCGGTGCAGGCACCCGGCCTGGACACGGCGTGGCTGTGCTACCCCGTCATGGTCAATGCCGATGCCCCGTTCGACCGCGGCGACCTGCAGGAGTGGCTGGAGGCTGAGGGCATCGACACCCGCACGGTGTGGAGCGGGAACATCACCCGCCACCCGATGATGGACGGCGTGCGCCATCGTGTTCCCGCCGGCGGTCTGCCGGAGGCCGACGCGGTCTTCGCGCGAGGCATGACGCTGGGGATGAGCCATGGCCTGCGCGACGACGAGGTGGACCGGATCGCCGACGCCATCCACCGATTTGCCGGGAAGTACTGA
- a CDS encoding lipid-transfer protein produces MTASATGFSGRAAIAGIGATEFSKDSGRSEWRLACESVLNALADAQIDVAEVDGFALFTMENNPEIAVARALGIPQLRFFSRIPHGGGGACAPIQQAALAVSAGVADVVVVYRAFNERSGHRFGAGPPPFAYTANTDQEYRNWINPYGLMTPAQQEAFLARRYMHTYGATSADFGAISVLSRKHAANNPKAWFYRRPITLEEHQDSRMIADPLRLLDCCQESDGGQAIVVVSTERARDLPHPPAVITGAAQGVGPQQISMSSYYREDIEKMPEVQLVAEQLWAQSGLGPDRIDAAIIYDAFTPMVLLQLEEYGFCGRGEAKDYVAEGNLEIDGRLPINTHGGQLGEGYIHGVNGIAEGVRLIRGTSTNQPAKRVDNVLVTAGSPVPHSGIVLSSDY; encoded by the coding sequence ATGACCGCATCGGCAACGGGGTTCTCCGGCCGCGCGGCCATCGCCGGCATCGGCGCAACCGAATTCTCCAAGGACTCCGGGCGTAGCGAATGGCGGCTGGCCTGCGAAAGCGTGCTGAACGCGTTGGCAGACGCGCAGATCGACGTCGCCGAGGTCGACGGATTCGCACTGTTCACCATGGAAAACAACCCCGAGATCGCGGTTGCGCGGGCGCTGGGCATCCCGCAGCTGAGGTTCTTCAGCAGGATTCCGCACGGCGGCGGCGGCGCCTGCGCGCCGATCCAGCAGGCCGCGCTCGCGGTGTCCGCGGGCGTCGCCGACGTGGTGGTCGTTTATCGGGCGTTCAACGAGCGCTCCGGGCACCGATTCGGCGCTGGCCCACCCCCATTCGCCTACACCGCCAACACCGACCAGGAATACCGTAACTGGATCAACCCGTACGGGTTGATGACGCCGGCGCAACAGGAGGCCTTCCTGGCCCGCCGCTACATGCACACCTACGGCGCGACCAGTGCCGATTTCGGTGCGATCTCGGTGCTCTCACGCAAACATGCCGCCAACAACCCCAAGGCCTGGTTCTATCGGCGGCCGATCACCCTCGAGGAACACCAAGACTCCCGGATGATCGCCGATCCGCTGCGGCTGCTGGACTGCTGTCAGGAAAGCGACGGCGGCCAAGCCATCGTCGTCGTCAGTACCGAGCGGGCTCGAGACCTGCCGCACCCCCCTGCGGTCATCACCGGAGCGGCTCAAGGGGTTGGGCCCCAACAGATTTCGATGAGCAGCTACTATCGCGAGGACATCGAGAAGATGCCCGAGGTGCAACTGGTCGCCGAACAGCTCTGGGCGCAGTCCGGGCTCGGCCCGGACCGCATCGACGCCGCCATCATCTACGACGCATTCACCCCGATGGTGCTGCTCCAACTCGAGGAGTACGGGTTCTGCGGCCGCGGTGAGGCCAAGGACTACGTTGCCGAGGGCAATCTGGAAATCGACGGGCGGCTACCGATCAACACCCACGGTGGCCAGCTCGGCGAGGGATACATCCACGGCGTCAACGGGATTGCCGAGGGGGTCCGGCTGATCCGCGGCACATCCACCAACCAGCCGGCTAAACGGGTCGACAATGTGCTGGTCACCGCGGGCTCACCCGTTCCGCACAGCGGCATCGTGTTGTCCTCGGACTATTAA
- a CDS encoding MaoC/PaaZ C-terminal domain-containing protein, which produces MTEITPFPEYRTGDILPELRIPIDRTTIVAAALASQDFEDVHHDPGKAQERGTPDIFMSINSTNGFVDRYLTTWSGPAARISSAKLRLGVPMFPGDDLTFSGEIIDDTLGATVKVVGRNSRGVHVSGEVTVVPYNSGTTS; this is translated from the coding sequence ATGACCGAGATAACACCATTCCCCGAGTACCGCACGGGTGACATCCTGCCCGAACTGCGCATCCCGATCGACCGAACGACGATCGTGGCGGCTGCCCTGGCATCCCAGGATTTCGAGGACGTCCACCACGACCCCGGCAAGGCGCAGGAGCGCGGCACCCCGGACATCTTCATGAGCATCAACTCCACCAACGGCTTCGTCGACCGCTACCTCACCACGTGGAGCGGGCCGGCCGCGCGCATTTCGAGTGCCAAACTGCGCCTTGGTGTTCCGATGTTCCCCGGCGACGATCTCACCTTCAGCGGAGAGATCATCGACGACACCTTGGGAGCCACCGTCAAGGTAGTGGGCCGTAACTCGCGCGGAGTGCACGTCTCGGGCGAGGTGACGGTCGTTCCCTACAACTCCGGCACGACGTCATGA
- a CDS encoding Zn-ribbon domain-containing OB-fold protein: MTAGPQSTAPRTGVPPLIITEDNHFWFEAAKAGRLEIQRCAACAALRHPPGPACPQCRCLDWDTIQASGRCTLHSYTTIYHPKDSAFDYPLAVGLVDLEEGTRLVADIIDVPPTELAIGMPLEITFGEHAHGAILPQLRRPQGDSR, encoded by the coding sequence ATGACGGCCGGACCGCAGTCGACCGCCCCGCGCACCGGGGTGCCGCCCTTGATCATCACCGAGGACAACCACTTCTGGTTCGAAGCCGCCAAGGCCGGCCGCCTGGAGATTCAGCGGTGCGCCGCGTGCGCGGCGCTGCGCCATCCGCCCGGCCCGGCATGTCCGCAATGCCGTTGCCTGGACTGGGACACGATCCAGGCCAGCGGCCGCTGCACCCTGCACAGCTACACCACGATCTACCACCCCAAGGACTCGGCGTTCGACTATCCGCTCGCCGTCGGGCTGGTCGACCTCGAGGAGGGCACCCGCCTGGTTGCCGACATCATCGACGTGCCGCCAACCGAACTCGCCATCGGGATGCCGCTCGAGATCACCTTCGGTGAACACGCACACGGCGCCATCCTTCCGCAATTGCGCCGGCCACAAGGAGATTCCCGATGA
- a CDS encoding FAS1-like dehydratase domain-containing protein, which translates to MTTPSLGEQLQTYVGREAEPPRVARYPVSAAMIRNWAEAHEDYNPIYLDADAATQTGRDGIVCPPAMISTWVMSGLKRYRDVQAMRARGETEQFAYSELMNVLDRAGFTSVVATNIEQTYHRELRPGEHVTADFTIESVSGPKTTALGDGHFITLYKQYRVGDGDVVAEERFRLLRFRPAAPETTAS; encoded by the coding sequence GTGACAACACCTTCGCTCGGCGAACAGCTGCAGACCTACGTCGGCCGGGAAGCGGAGCCGCCGCGGGTAGCGCGATATCCGGTCAGTGCGGCCATGATCCGCAACTGGGCCGAGGCTCACGAGGACTACAACCCGATCTACCTCGATGCCGACGCAGCCACCCAGACCGGACGCGACGGCATCGTGTGCCCGCCGGCGATGATCTCGACCTGGGTGATGTCCGGGCTCAAGCGTTACCGCGACGTCCAGGCCATGCGCGCCCGCGGCGAAACCGAGCAGTTCGCCTACTCCGAGTTGATGAACGTTCTCGACCGAGCCGGCTTCACCTCCGTGGTGGCCACCAACATCGAACAGACCTATCACCGCGAACTGCGGCCGGGGGAACACGTCACCGCGGACTTCACCATCGAGTCGGTGTCGGGACCGAAGACCACCGCGCTCGGCGACGGTCACTTCATCACGCTCTACAAGCAGTACCGGGTCGGCGACGGCGACGTGGTCGCCGAGGAACGGTTCCGGCTGCTCCGATTCCGCCCCGCCGCACCGGAGACCACCGCGTCATGA
- a CDS encoding IclR family transcriptional regulator, translating into MTLLSEIDATHPDAGKPVRSGIVERVTLVMDVFGPDRRSARLEDVVEHTGLPRSTAFRILRQLVDKAWLEYGPEGFRLGRRLHELHGCAVDYTDIRAAASPVLADLSLKTGAVSHLGVLEGSFVHYLDKIGGAAMHSVPSQVGARLGAEETVSGQALLATLTPEDVDRRYAEDHRQLAGDGIGIDVLHRRLDRIRRERGLALSHAEQCSMGISSVSAPVLGPHGAVAAISVVSRRTVRLNALAPVVAAAARATSQRLFPNWRDHCRAGACSPRR; encoded by the coding sequence ATGACGCTGCTTTCCGAAATCGACGCCACCCACCCGGACGCGGGCAAACCCGTCAGGTCCGGGATCGTGGAACGGGTCACGCTGGTGATGGATGTTTTCGGACCCGACAGGCGGAGTGCCCGCCTCGAAGACGTCGTCGAACACACCGGTCTGCCGCGTTCGACAGCGTTTCGCATCCTTCGCCAGCTCGTCGACAAGGCGTGGTTGGAATATGGACCCGAAGGCTTCCGCCTCGGTCGGCGACTACACGAACTGCACGGCTGCGCAGTCGACTACACCGACATCCGCGCGGCCGCATCGCCGGTACTCGCCGATCTCAGCCTCAAGACCGGTGCCGTCAGTCATCTCGGGGTGCTCGAGGGGAGCTTCGTGCATTACCTGGACAAGATCGGTGGCGCGGCGATGCACAGCGTCCCGTCGCAGGTCGGGGCGCGGCTGGGCGCCGAGGAGACGGTGAGCGGCCAGGCGCTACTGGCGACTCTGACCCCAGAGGACGTCGACCGCCGATACGCCGAGGACCATCGGCAGCTGGCTGGTGATGGGATCGGCATCGACGTCCTGCACCGGAGGCTCGACCGCATTCGGCGGGAACGGGGGCTCGCCTTATCCCATGCCGAACAATGCAGCATGGGCATCAGTTCGGTCTCCGCACCCGTACTGGGTCCTCACGGCGCTGTCGCGGCTATCTCTGTGGTGTCGCGGCGGACGGTGCGGCTCAACGCACTGGCCCCAGTGGTGGCTGCTGCCGCCCGCGCGACCTCGCAGCGGCTCTTTCCGAACTGGCGCGACCATTGCCGGGCCGGAGCGTGTTCGCCGCGCCGATGA